A single genomic interval of Pangasianodon hypophthalmus isolate fPanHyp1 chromosome 8, fPanHyp1.pri, whole genome shotgun sequence harbors:
- the cldn5a gene encoding claudin 5a: MASAGLELLGLTLAVLGTLLEMIACGLPTWKVAAHIEANIVVSQTIWDGLWMSCAVQSTGQMQCKVHDSMLALSSDLQVARALTVVSSVLCVLALLAVIAGAQCTNCIRDELVKVRVVNFGGALYIVSAVLVLVPLCWMANKIIADFYNQHVPTAQKREMGAALYIGWAAAALLLLGGSVLCCSCPPASAASAGYSVNYAPTKRATTNGDYDKRNYV; the protein is encoded by the coding sequence ATGGCCTCGGCGGGTCTGGAGCTGCTCGGCCTGACGCTAGCTGTGCTCGGCACGCTGTTAGAGATGATCGCATGCGGTCTGCCCACGTGGAAGGTGGCGGCGCACATTGAGGCCAACATCGTGGTGTCGCAGACCATCTGGGACGGCCTGTGGATGTCTTGTGCTGTGCAGAGCACGGGCCAGATGCAGTGTAAGGTGCACGACTCGATGCTGGCGCTGAGCAGCGACCTGCAGGTGGCGCGTGCGCTCACTGTGGTGTCGTCCGTGCTGTGCGTGCTGGCGCTGCTGGCTGTGATCGCCGGAGCGCAGTGCACCAACTGCATCCGTGACGAGCTCGTAAAGGTGAGAGTAGTGAACTTCGGAGGAGCGCTGTACATCGTCAGCGCCGTGCTTGTGCTCGTGCCCCTCTGCTGGATGGCCAACAAAATCATCGCCGATTTTTACAACCAGCACGTGCCCACGGCCCAAAAGCGCGAGATGGGCGCCGCGCTCTACATCGGCTGGGCGGCTGCGGCGCTCCTGCTGCTGGGCGGCTCTGTGCTCTGCTGCTCGTGTCCGCCAGCATCAGCAGCCAGTGCGGGTTACTCAGTCAACTACGCGCCCACGAAAAGAGCCACGACCAACGGAGACTACGACAAGCGGAACTACGTGTAA